A stretch of the Lolium perenne isolate Kyuss_39 chromosome 3, Kyuss_2.0, whole genome shotgun sequence genome encodes the following:
- the LOC127342431 gene encoding bidirectional sugar transporter SWEET17-like, with protein MDTVLFIIGIIGNIISVLVFVSPITTFWRIVKSKSTEEFEPAPYVLTLLNTLLWLYYGVTKPDDLLVATVNGFGAVMQTIYVVLFLVYAADHATRVKTAKLVAVLDIGFFGIVFTATTFAIDGLDMKIMIIGLICACLSVFMYGSPLTAVRAVIATRSVKYMPFFLSFFLFLNGAVWATYALLDRDIFLGVPNGIGCLLGGIQLVIYAIYMNSRVVDSQSGDEAASTSLLSSVSSRHGQNDLSNNV; from the exons CACTACGTTCTGGAGGATAGTGAAGAGCAAGTCGACGGAGGAGTTCGAGCCGGCGCCGTACGTGCTCACGCTCCTCAACACGCTGCTATGGCTCTACTACGGCGTCACCAAGCCGGACGACCTCCTCGTCGCCACCGTCAACGGGTTCGGGGCCGTCATGCAGACCATATACGTCGTGCTCTTCCTCGTCTACGCCGCCGACCATGCTACAAGG GTTAAAACCGCGAAGTTGGTCGCAGTTTTGGACATTGGTTTTTTTGGAATCGTGTTCACAGCGACGACATTTGCCATCGATGGGCTTGACATGAAAATCATGATTATAGGATTGATATGCGCATGCCTTAGCGTGTTCATGTACGGGTCCCCACTCACTGCCGTG AGAGCGGTGATCGCCACAAGGAGCGTGAAGTACATGCCGTTCTTcctgtccttcttcctcttcctcaacGGAGCAGTCTGGGCTACGTATGCTCTACTCGACAGAGACATCTTCCTTGGC GTCCCAAATGGAATAGGCTGCCTCTTGGGCGGCATCCAACTGGTTATCTATGCAATCTACATGAACAGTAGGGTCGTCGACTCTCAAAGCGGCGACGAAGCTGCTTCAACGTCTCTTCTGTCGTCCGTTTCCAGTAGACATGGCCAGAACGATCTATCCAACAATGTTTAG